Proteins from a genomic interval of Symmachiella macrocystis:
- a CDS encoding Nramp family divalent metal transporter, whose amino-acid sequence MSEALNVTPGPPQSAPPMLLSGNPLSWIKVFGPGAIIASLTIGTGELIFSTRGGALFGYNILFLFVVISILKWGLVLGTARHMVLTGVHPFQRMMDLPGPRGWAPMAFFILAAVCIPIWVSFHSGVLGNLTSWVSGTEAMFNGGADFVWGAAILSGLLLLSATEGYTVLERVQLAIVAALIICAGISLVLYSPDWWALLKGAVIPSAYEYPNWIGEYPKIATQPVWVETTRYVGVIGGAGYDYLAYTSFLREKRWGNAGTAPATRQRLETIAADPNHAVRRWLRAPYIDCSISFIIVIAFSAVFVASGTIILAPEHKIPDEKNLLNLQAEFVVGLSPVLLPLYVAGAFLTMLGTLYGTLEVAHTVLNEMARSVNDAWAVQHQRRLKSYTVAWCALIAYGVLTWQYFYTTSGGADKPRALLVVMTPANLFTGVLLCGLLCLLNPWMDHRFLPRMLRMPTWLWLLNLFAAVVFLALGVKGYWDHDSRWIALGGLCLVVVVAWGLAFMLRGRLRGTRADGD is encoded by the coding sequence ATGTCCGAAGCTCTCAACGTCACGCCTGGTCCGCCACAATCGGCTCCGCCCATGTTGTTGTCCGGCAATCCGTTATCGTGGATCAAGGTTTTTGGACCGGGCGCGATCATTGCCTCGTTGACCATTGGAACTGGCGAGCTGATTTTCTCCACCCGCGGCGGCGCGCTGTTCGGCTACAACATCCTGTTTCTGTTCGTGGTGATTTCCATTCTCAAGTGGGGACTCGTGCTCGGAACAGCCCGGCACATGGTACTCACCGGTGTGCATCCCTTTCAGCGGATGATGGACCTTCCCGGTCCCCGCGGTTGGGCACCGATGGCTTTCTTTATTTTGGCTGCCGTCTGCATTCCCATCTGGGTCAGCTTTCATAGCGGCGTGTTGGGCAACTTGACCTCTTGGGTTTCAGGAACCGAAGCGATGTTTAACGGCGGCGCCGATTTCGTTTGGGGAGCGGCCATTCTCTCCGGACTGTTGCTGTTGTCCGCCACTGAGGGATATACGGTGCTCGAACGCGTGCAATTGGCGATCGTCGCCGCCTTGATCATCTGTGCTGGGATCTCCTTAGTCCTCTACAGCCCCGACTGGTGGGCGCTGCTCAAAGGGGCGGTCATTCCGTCGGCTTACGAATATCCCAACTGGATTGGTGAGTACCCCAAAATCGCCACGCAACCTGTCTGGGTCGAGACGACGCGCTATGTCGGCGTCATCGGCGGAGCGGGCTATGACTATCTAGCCTATACTTCGTTTCTACGAGAAAAACGGTGGGGCAACGCCGGGACTGCTCCCGCTACGCGGCAGAGGTTGGAAACAATCGCCGCCGATCCCAACCACGCCGTCCGCCGCTGGTTGCGGGCGCCGTATATCGACTGTTCGATCAGTTTCATCATCGTGATTGCATTCAGCGCGGTGTTCGTGGCTTCGGGCACAATTATCCTCGCTCCCGAACACAAGATCCCCGACGAAAAGAACTTGCTGAACCTGCAGGCGGAATTCGTCGTCGGCCTCAGTCCTGTCCTTTTACCGTTGTACGTGGCCGGGGCGTTTTTGACGATGCTCGGTACGCTGTACGGTACATTGGAAGTCGCCCATACGGTCCTCAACGAGATGGCTCGTAGCGTCAACGATGCTTGGGCAGTGCAGCATCAGCGGCGATTGAAATCCTACACGGTGGCTTGGTGCGCTCTGATTGCCTATGGCGTGTTGACATGGCAATATTTTTATACCACCAGCGGCGGAGCCGATAAACCGCGGGCATTGTTGGTGGTGATGACACCAGCCAACCTCTTTACCGGTGTGTTGCTGTGCGGACTGTTGTGCCTACTTAATCCCTGGATGGACCACCGCTTTTTGCCGCGCATGCTACGGATGCCAACCTGGCTGTGGCTGTTGAATCTGTTTGCGGCGGTGGTGTTTTTGGCGCTGGGAGTCAAAGGGTACTGGGACCACGATTCTCGCTGGATTGCGCTGGGCGGGTTGTGCTTGGTGGTCGTGGTGGCCTGGGGATTGGCGTTTATGCTACGGGGACGGCTGCGCGGGACTAGGGCGGATGGAGACTAG
- the mgtE gene encoding magnesium transporter has translation MYNPLLLPEVREMLDSGDDAGLIEFCTALHPGVVAEVIEGLSNEDIWRVLSHCDVNSRVQIFTFFDLPKQEDLVTTTDRKRVSALLEEMAPDDRVDLLERLDPKHVDLLLPLIAQAERSDIRKLLSYPENSAGSIMTTEYASLPQEITVEESLRRLRRIAPDRETIYYVYVLDDQRHLHGFVSLRQLILAKPEAIVADIMDHDVISVNVSDDQEDVASMLGRYDLLAIPVVDDHNCLVGIITHDDVIDVIQEEATEDAHRAGAVEPLEDSYLSTPILTITWKRGIWLLFLFTVAQGISVVVDSYKEISEHVEWMGTFIALVIATGGNAGSQSAALVIRTLALGEAGPSDWLRIAAREAAMGLMFAVVLSTLGFFPAWGLQGWDAAIIVSATVAIMVMWGSMIGAMLPIVFKKIGMDPALISNPLVAAIVDFTGILVYYEFAQFWLTPVVETLPH, from the coding sequence ATGTACAATCCACTGCTGTTGCCCGAAGTGCGGGAGATGTTGGATTCCGGTGACGATGCCGGCCTGATTGAATTCTGCACCGCCTTGCACCCGGGCGTGGTGGCCGAGGTCATTGAAGGGCTGAGTAACGAAGACATCTGGCGCGTGTTGTCGCATTGCGACGTGAATAGCCGCGTCCAGATTTTCACCTTCTTCGATTTGCCTAAGCAAGAAGACCTCGTAACCACGACGGACCGCAAACGGGTGTCGGCGCTGCTGGAAGAAATGGCTCCCGACGACCGCGTTGACCTGCTGGAACGCCTCGATCCCAAGCACGTGGATTTGTTATTGCCGCTCATCGCACAAGCGGAGCGTAGCGACATTCGCAAGCTGCTGTCGTATCCGGAAAACAGCGCCGGTTCGATCATGACGACCGAATATGCGTCGCTGCCTCAGGAAATCACGGTTGAAGAATCCTTGCGGCGGCTGCGGCGCATCGCGCCGGATCGAGAGACGATCTATTACGTCTACGTACTCGATGACCAACGGCATTTGCATGGGTTTGTTTCATTGCGACAATTGATTCTCGCGAAACCCGAAGCGATCGTGGCGGACATCATGGATCACGACGTGATCTCGGTGAACGTCAGCGATGACCAAGAAGATGTCGCCAGCATGTTGGGGCGCTATGACCTGTTGGCGATCCCCGTTGTTGATGACCACAATTGCCTCGTGGGCATCATCACGCACGACGACGTGATCGACGTTATTCAAGAAGAGGCAACCGAAGACGCGCATCGTGCTGGTGCTGTGGAACCGTTGGAGGACAGCTACCTCTCCACGCCGATTTTGACCATCACTTGGAAACGCGGCATTTGGTTGTTGTTTTTGTTCACGGTCGCCCAAGGAATTTCCGTGGTCGTGGACAGTTATAAAGAGATTTCTGAACACGTGGAATGGATGGGAACCTTCATTGCGCTGGTGATTGCCACCGGAGGGAACGCCGGTTCGCAATCGGCGGCGCTGGTCATTCGTACGCTGGCATTAGGCGAGGCGGGGCCGTCGGATTGGTTGCGCATCGCAGCCCGCGAAGCAGCAATGGGGCTCATGTTTGCAGTCGTGTTATCCACGCTCGGATTTTTCCCTGCCTGGGGACTACAAGGCTGGGATGCGGCGATCATCGTCTCGGCAACCGTGGCCATTATGGTGATGTGGGGCTCGATGATCGGCGCCATGCTGCCGATTGTGTTTAAGAAAATCGGCATGGACCCGGCCCTCATTTCCAACCCACTCGTGGCCGCGATTGTCGATTTCACCGGCATCTTGGTGTACTACGAATTCGCCCAATTTTGGCTCACACCGGTCGTCGAAACACTCCCGCACTGA
- the rplM gene encoding 50S ribosomal protein L13, with the protein MAKDIDVQQDWHVVDADNQVVGRLASKLATILMGKHKPTYTPHVDCGDYVVVVNAEKVRFSGQSIAHETHPYFTDKMLNKEYDRYSGYPGGRRVTTAAKLLETKPEFILREAVRRMLPKSKLGRGMLDKLKLYVGESHPHQAQDPQPLDL; encoded by the coding sequence ATGGCAAAAGATATCGACGTGCAGCAAGATTGGCACGTCGTTGATGCGGACAATCAAGTCGTCGGGCGTTTGGCGTCCAAATTGGCAACGATTTTGATGGGCAAACACAAGCCGACGTACACTCCGCACGTCGATTGCGGCGATTATGTCGTGGTTGTGAACGCCGAAAAGGTCCGTTTTTCGGGTCAATCCATCGCACATGAAACCCATCCGTACTTTACGGATAAAATGCTGAATAAAGAGTACGACCGCTACTCAGGTTATCCCGGTGGTCGCCGCGTGACAACGGCAGCCAAGTTGCTGGAAACCAAACCGGAATTTATTCTTCGCGAAGCGGTTCGACGCATGCTGCCCAAATCAAAATTGGGTCGTGGTATGCTGGACAAACTCAAATTGTATGTGGGTGAAAGTCACCCGCATCAAGCCCAAGACCCACAGCCTTTGGACCTGTAG
- a CDS encoding DUF5658 family protein, with amino-acid sequence MDETTEEQDDNTLSPTKRLLGSQIPLERETLLFVVASALDVVMTWILLNKYHADGFVESNPIARFFLDHWGPRGLVYFKFVMVAFVAVLCQIIALKREDIARRILYFATALVACVVIYSFTLLVRYSSAVPNPFG; translated from the coding sequence ATGGATGAGACAACAGAAGAACAAGACGACAACACCTTGTCGCCCACGAAACGGTTGTTGGGAAGTCAAATTCCGCTGGAGCGAGAAACGTTACTGTTTGTAGTCGCCAGCGCGCTGGATGTGGTGATGACTTGGATATTGTTGAATAAGTACCACGCCGACGGCTTTGTCGAATCGAATCCGATCGCTAGATTTTTTCTCGATCATTGGGGCCCGCGGGGCTTAGTCTATTTCAAATTTGTGATGGTGGCCTTTGTGGCGGTTCTGTGTCAGATCATCGCGCTCAAACGCGAAGACATCGCCCGCCGCATCCTCTATTTTGCCACCGCCTTGGTCGCATGCGTCGTGATTTATAGCTTTACGTTGCTGGTCCGGTATTCCTCAGCCGTGCCGAATCCCTTTGGATAA
- a CDS encoding RNA-binding S4 domain-containing protein, which produces MTDTDDNTIRLDQFLKLSGAAGTGGQAKVLIQAGQITVNGEVETRRRRKLRPGDRVIAEGEEYVITSDDEE; this is translated from the coding sequence ATGACAGACACTGATGATAATACGATCCGCCTGGACCAATTTTTAAAATTATCCGGTGCTGCCGGAACGGGGGGACAGGCCAAGGTATTGATTCAAGCCGGACAAATCACCGTCAATGGCGAAGTCGAAACACGTCGCCGTCGCAAACTCCGCCCCGGCGACCGCGTGATTGCCGAGGGGGAAGAATACGTCATTACCTCCGACGACGAAGAATAG
- the folE gene encoding GTP cyclohydrolase I FolE, translating to MEHGPVDLPRIERAVREILLAVGEDPDRDGLLETPARVARMYKELFSGLHSEPGRHLEKVFEEKYDELVLVRDITFNSTCEHHLLPFLGVAHVGYLPNGRVAGLSKLARVVDEISRKPQVQERMTHQIADLLNNELDAKGVVVVLEAEHTCMSIRGIRKPGALTVTSAVRGLFKSNPPSRAEAMALINRK from the coding sequence ATGGAACACGGACCTGTTGATTTGCCTCGTATTGAGCGCGCGGTGCGCGAAATTTTACTCGCAGTCGGAGAAGATCCCGACCGGGACGGGCTACTCGAAACGCCCGCCCGTGTGGCACGCATGTATAAGGAGCTGTTTTCCGGTCTGCATTCCGAACCGGGGCGGCATCTGGAGAAGGTCTTCGAGGAAAAGTACGACGAACTCGTGCTGGTTCGCGACATTACTTTCAACAGCACCTGCGAACATCATCTGCTGCCATTTTTGGGAGTCGCCCACGTTGGCTATCTACCCAACGGCCGTGTCGCCGGGCTGAGCAAGTTAGCCCGTGTGGTGGACGAGATTTCCCGAAAACCGCAGGTGCAAGAACGGATGACGCATCAAATCGCCGATTTGCTCAACAACGAGCTCGACGCCAAAGGGGTGGTCGTGGTCTTGGAAGCGGAGCATACCTGTATGTCGATCCGCGGCATCCGCAAGCCGGGCGCATTGACTGTCACCAGCGCCGTCCGCGGGCTGTTTAAGTCCAATCCTCCCAGCCGGGCGGAGGCGATGGCGCTGATCAATCGCAAGTAA
- a CDS encoding mannose-1-phosphate guanylyltransferase — protein sequence MLHSVVMAGGSGTRFWPQSRKTLPKQLLPLAGETTMLQQTSARNAPLISPEQTWVVTNAVQADATAAQLPDVPRGNILVEPCGRNTAPCIGLAAIHLLRQDPDAVMLVVPADHVIRPTETFQKAVQRATDVVANSPDTFVLFGVPPTFPSTGFGYIERGGSFTDDADDAYQVASFREKPDRETATGFLDAGCYYWNCGIFVWRADAILRALEAQQPNISRRLATLRESLGTPDEDAALHREFPQMTSISIDHAVLEHAENVAVLEAPFEWDDVGSWHALERLLGADENRNVIDAPHCGVDTTGCIIRSTEQEHLIGTIGMEDCVIVHTPDATLVARKDDENAIKQLVALIEERGYDRFL from the coding sequence GTGCTACATTCAGTCGTGATGGCCGGTGGGAGCGGGACTCGTTTTTGGCCCCAAAGCCGCAAGACGCTGCCGAAACAACTTCTGCCATTGGCAGGTGAGACAACGATGTTGCAACAGACCAGCGCCCGCAACGCCCCGCTCATTTCGCCTGAGCAAACGTGGGTTGTTACCAACGCGGTGCAAGCTGACGCGACCGCGGCGCAATTGCCCGACGTCCCGCGTGGGAACATCCTCGTCGAACCATGCGGGCGGAATACCGCACCCTGCATCGGCTTGGCCGCTATTCACCTGTTGCGGCAAGACCCCGATGCGGTGATGTTGGTCGTGCCGGCCGATCATGTCATTCGCCCCACGGAGACCTTTCAAAAAGCGGTCCAACGCGCGACCGACGTCGTCGCGAATTCTCCCGACACCTTTGTGCTGTTTGGCGTCCCCCCCACGTTTCCGTCGACCGGATTCGGTTACATCGAACGTGGTGGATCCTTCACCGACGATGCGGACGATGCCTATCAGGTTGCTTCGTTTCGTGAAAAGCCGGACCGTGAGACAGCAACGGGATTTCTGGACGCCGGCTGCTATTACTGGAATTGTGGAATTTTCGTCTGGCGCGCCGACGCCATCTTGCGAGCCTTGGAGGCTCAACAACCCAATATCTCGCGGCGTTTGGCGACGTTGCGAGAATCGCTGGGAACGCCCGATGAAGATGCGGCACTGCACCGTGAGTTCCCGCAGATGACATCCATTTCTATCGATCATGCGGTGTTGGAACATGCCGAGAACGTAGCGGTTTTGGAAGCGCCGTTTGAATGGGATGATGTCGGGAGTTGGCACGCCTTGGAGCGGTTGCTGGGGGCTGACGAGAACCGAAACGTAATTGATGCTCCGCATTGCGGCGTCGACACAACCGGTTGCATCATTCGCTCAACGGAACAAGAACATCTGATTGGCACGATCGGCATGGAGGACTGTGTGATCGTACACACCCCCGATGCCACGTTAGTCGCCCGCAAAGATGACGAAAATGCAATCAAACAATTGGTGGCCTTGATCGAGGAACGGGGCTATGACCGCTTCCTCTGA
- a CDS encoding DUF309 domain-containing protein translates to MDGPHEYPPKYLEGLRLFNDEEFFACHDALEEIWTETVGAEKQFYQGLIHAAVSLFHFENGNLGGARKMHRSSLNYLEPYGKHYQGIDVETLAAQLWFCFQELRAATDPSADLQLDRTLIPKILIPTSIEEL, encoded by the coding sequence ATGGACGGGCCGCACGAATATCCCCCAAAATACCTGGAAGGGTTACGGCTTTTCAATGACGAAGAGTTTTTCGCCTGCCACGATGCCCTCGAGGAAATCTGGACTGAGACGGTCGGTGCGGAGAAACAGTTCTACCAGGGACTGATTCATGCCGCTGTGTCGCTGTTTCATTTCGAAAACGGCAATCTGGGCGGCGCGCGAAAAATGCACCGGTCGTCGTTGAACTACCTCGAACCATACGGCAAACATTATCAAGGCATCGACGTCGAAACCTTGGCGGCCCAATTGTGGTTTTGCTTTCAGGAACTTCGCGCAGCCACGGATCCCTCGGCGGATTTGCAACTCGATCGGACTTTGATTCCGAAGATACTGATTCCAACATCGATTGAAGAATTATGA
- a CDS encoding aminoacyl-tRNA deacylase, which produces MRIDEMLSSRHVHFESLQHRPTFTANRMAQVLHIPGKEVAKSVLLRSGGDYVLVVLPATHYVDMERIRRRLGEENVEMASEDEIAHMFPDCEPGAMPPFGSLYDVPTLMDSSLAEDEEIVFENQSHAEAIRMRFEDYDTLEHPIKGRFSY; this is translated from the coding sequence ATGAGAATCGATGAAATGCTCTCCAGCCGTCATGTTCACTTCGAATCCCTGCAGCACCGGCCTACTTTTACAGCCAATCGCATGGCACAGGTGCTGCACATTCCCGGCAAAGAGGTCGCCAAGTCTGTGCTGTTGCGTAGTGGAGGCGATTATGTGCTGGTCGTATTGCCGGCCACCCACTATGTCGACATGGAACGCATTCGCCGCCGTCTGGGTGAAGAGAATGTGGAAATGGCGAGCGAAGATGAAATCGCCCACATGTTTCCCGATTGTGAACCAGGAGCCATGCCCCCCTTCGGCAGTCTCTATGACGTTCCCACGTTGATGGACAGTTCGTTGGCGGAGGATGAAGAGATCGTCTTTGAAAACCAATCCCACGCAGAGGCGATCCGCATGCGCTTCGAGGATTACGACACCTTAGAACACCCGATCAAAGGCCGGTTTTCTTATTGA
- the nth gene encoding endonuclease III yields MPKSESTGSDVARKQQGRKILRALKKKYPVAECSLKHDNSFQLLVAVILSAQCTDARVNMVVPKLFDKFPTPEALAGASQKQVEKIIHSLGFFRAKATNLRGMAKALVEEHDGEVPQTLEELTALPGVGRKTANVVLGNAFDIPSGFVVDTHVKRISRLLGLTKKTNPDQIERDLTRLLPKSSWIETPHRLIFLGREICIARRPQCPECPLLKCCDRTGLPPLN; encoded by the coding sequence ATGCCCAAGTCCGAATCTACCGGCAGCGATGTTGCCCGGAAGCAACAAGGCCGCAAAATCCTGCGTGCCTTGAAGAAGAAATATCCCGTGGCTGAGTGCAGCCTGAAGCACGACAACTCCTTTCAATTGCTGGTGGCGGTGATTCTCTCAGCCCAGTGCACCGATGCACGGGTGAACATGGTCGTGCCGAAGTTGTTCGACAAGTTCCCCACCCCTGAAGCCCTGGCCGGCGCGTCGCAGAAACAGGTGGAGAAGATCATCCATTCACTGGGCTTCTTTCGCGCCAAAGCCACCAACCTGCGAGGCATGGCCAAGGCGCTTGTAGAAGAACATGACGGCGAAGTTCCTCAGACATTGGAGGAATTGACGGCATTGCCGGGTGTCGGTCGTAAAACGGCCAACGTGGTTTTGGGAAATGCATTTGACATCCCCAGCGGATTTGTCGTCGACACGCACGTCAAACGCATCAGCCGTCTGTTGGGGCTGACCAAAAAAACGAATCCCGATCAGATCGAACGGGACCTGACGCGGTTGTTGCCCAAATCGAGTTGGATCGAAACGCCGCACCGGTTGATTTTTCTGGGACGCGAAATCTGCATCGCCCGCCGTCCACAATGCCCGGAATGCCCCCTGCTCAAGTGCTGCGACCGCACCGGCTTGCCGCCGCTCAATTAA
- the rpsI gene encoding 30S ribosomal protein S9 has protein sequence MAPQPSGGLPTPAAEEPATETESLAAGLNLGGEADEAGEEAEVIAAPVVIRGHLDKFGVAWGTGRRKSSVARVRVREGNGKVTINGRPLDEYFHVERDRHTVGAPLDATNMTDSVDVIVNVKGGGTTGQAGAIMLGVARALQVMNPELHETLSAGHYLTRDSRMVERKKYGYKKARKSFQFSKR, from the coding sequence ATGGCGCCCCAGCCGAGTGGCGGTTTGCCGACTCCGGCCGCTGAAGAACCGGCGACGGAAACTGAATCCTTAGCTGCAGGGTTGAACTTGGGAGGCGAAGCGGACGAAGCGGGTGAGGAAGCCGAAGTGATTGCGGCTCCCGTCGTGATTCGCGGACACCTCGACAAGTTCGGCGTGGCCTGGGGAACAGGTCGCCGGAAGTCATCGGTCGCCCGCGTCCGGGTCCGTGAAGGCAACGGAAAAGTGACCATCAACGGCCGTCCGCTGGATGAGTATTTCCATGTCGAACGTGATCGTCACACAGTGGGTGCTCCGCTGGATGCAACGAACATGACCGATTCCGTCGATGTGATCGTCAACGTTAAAGGGGGCGGGACGACCGGTCAAGCTGGGGCCATCATGTTGGGAGTGGCACGTGCCCTGCAGGTGATGAATCCTGAACTCCACGAGACATTGAGTGCCGGACACTACCTGACACGTGATAGCCGGATGGTGGAACGCAAAAAATACGGATACAAAAAAGCCCGCAAAAGCTTTCAGTTCTCCAAACGTTGA
- a CDS encoding DUF3467 domain-containing protein — MAKDQSASAPANPTDAKGQPAPQISFDSERIAALYSNFARVTGSPEELIIDFGLNPQPFGGQTEAVPISQRIVMNYYTAKRFLGALQMAVQRHEQAFGVLETDVNKRVVSGGAPKK; from the coding sequence ATGGCCAAAGACCAATCCGCCAGCGCCCCAGCGAATCCGACAGATGCTAAAGGCCAGCCGGCGCCGCAAATCAGCTTCGATTCCGAACGAATCGCCGCACTATACAGCAATTTCGCCCGAGTGACTGGGTCGCCGGAAGAGTTGATCATCGATTTCGGTTTAAATCCGCAGCCTTTCGGCGGACAGACCGAAGCGGTCCCGATTTCGCAAAGGATCGTGATGAATTACTACACGGCCAAACGGTTCCTGGGAGCCTTGCAGATGGCGGTGCAACGGCACGAACAGGCCTTCGGCGTGCTGGAAACCGACGTGAACAAGCGAGTCGTGTCCGGCGGTGCCCCAAAGAAATAG
- the ruvX gene encoding Holliday junction resolvase RuvX, with the protein MTASSDPPTAGTYPVEGRLLGIDFGTKRIGVAISTPEQTIASPLENYNRRTKPLDGEFLSKIANEYRVVGLVIGLPVHMSGDESEKSRQARNFGKWLSHLTKLPVRYWDERHTSLIAELYLHEADLSNKKRKARMDMVAAQIMLQNYLDSDDRTAAPQSL; encoded by the coding sequence ATGACCGCTTCCTCTGATCCCCCCACGGCAGGCACGTATCCCGTTGAGGGGCGTTTGTTGGGCATCGATTTTGGGACCAAGCGGATCGGCGTCGCTATTTCGACGCCGGAACAAACGATCGCCAGTCCGCTGGAGAATTACAACCGGCGGACAAAACCGTTGGACGGCGAGTTCCTATCAAAAATCGCCAACGAATACCGCGTGGTAGGACTTGTTATTGGCTTGCCGGTGCACATGAGCGGCGACGAAAGCGAAAAATCGCGGCAGGCCCGCAACTTCGGCAAGTGGCTGAGCCATTTAACCAAACTGCCGGTGCGCTACTGGGATGAACGGCATACGTCGTTGATCGCCGAGTTGTATCTGCACGAAGCGGATCTGTCGAACAAAAAACGCAAAGCGCGGATGGACATGGTCGCTGCCCAAATCATGCTGCAAAATTATCTCGATAGCGACGACCGCACGGCCGCCCCACAAAGTTTGTAA
- a CDS encoding LON peptidase substrate-binding domain-containing protein: protein MTHTTDNDVDKMGGTLPIFAQPHFVLFPGTSQIIAVTTEPLRQLVADVLRDQGLLAVSLCSAVDDFVCVARIVTPMFFSPAANCIHIQGVCRAQINSRHPADDLSQRATITARPDHYAMTPVIDRHRRHEELLAAFRELFPHILRNDLFQLWAGDQLTLGELCDQLADQLPLAPSHKQSMLAEPNVDLRSDLLLAQLRELLRGQREATIEQSANPQFSVN from the coding sequence ATGACGCATACGACGGATAATGACGTGGACAAGATGGGCGGCACACTACCGATTTTCGCGCAACCCCACTTCGTGCTATTCCCCGGGACGTCGCAGATCATTGCCGTCACCACAGAACCGCTCCGGCAACTGGTGGCTGATGTGCTTCGCGATCAAGGACTGTTGGCCGTTTCGCTGTGCTCGGCGGTTGACGATTTTGTCTGTGTGGCGCGGATTGTCACTCCCATGTTTTTTTCGCCGGCGGCGAACTGCATTCACATTCAGGGCGTCTGTCGCGCACAGATCAATTCTCGGCATCCGGCGGACGACTTGTCTCAGCGGGCGACGATCACCGCGCGGCCCGATCACTACGCCATGACACCCGTCATCGATCGTCACCGTCGCCATGAGGAATTGTTGGCTGCATTTCGCGAGTTGTTTCCGCACATCCTGCGCAACGATCTGTTCCAACTGTGGGCAGGCGACCAGCTTACCTTGGGTGAGTTGTGTGACCAGCTTGCCGACCAATTACCCCTTGCACCTTCCCACAAACAATCAATGTTGGCAGAACCGAATGTCGACCTGCGCAGCGATTTGTTGCTCGCCCAATTGCGCGAATTGCTCCGCGGACAAAGGGAAGCCACGATCGAGCAGTCAGCGAATCCACAATTCAGCGTGAATTGA